Genomic segment of Nothobranchius furzeri strain GRZ-AD chromosome 12, NfurGRZ-RIMD1, whole genome shotgun sequence:
TGATGGACCCATGTGATCAGTATCAGGTTGTGTATTATCTGGGCAGTTTTTACGAGTAAGAGTACAAAGGAACACACATCAGTGTCGGTATTGGTCCGATACCAATACTGGTATTGGTGCAATCCTCGTAAATATAAAATCATGTTAGCATGACCTGCCACAACACGTCAATAAAACTAATCACAAAACCCTCGATAATGTTGAAGTGAGATGATTATGTCTCCAATTTAGTTTTCATTAATTTGATGGATCAAAATGTCAACAACAAGAATTTGTGTCAGTGATTTTTATTAGTCAAGACACCAAAGTGTTTCCAGGATGACAGATGTCTGGACTCACCTATACACTTTCGATTCTTGAAGAATGTGAGGGTGCCGTGCCACGTGTCCAGATGAACTCCAATGATGGATCCTTGTCCGAAACGAGAGGAGAAGTTCATCTTCTTCCCTTTATGATGCAACAAGCCTGGGGAAAGAACAGCATGCTCAGCCTGATCTGTGTTTGGCCCGTGCTGTTAGATCGCTTCAGTGTTGATCTCACCAGTGTAAGAAAGGCCCCAGCTGTCTGCATCTTTGCCCAGTAGGCTGCAGAACGTAtgtctgtatttgtcaaggtGGACATCGGCTGTTCCAATACCAACCATCTATTCAGGAGCAAATCTTTTAGTGACAGATGACTGGTGGTCTGAAGAAAGCACAGAGTAAAAGGCTTACCATATCTGTTCCGTACACTGGAGAGGTCATCTTGATTTCCCAGAAGTGCTGCCCCTCAGCCAGCTCCTTCAAGCCTCGGATCGCTGCTGTACCACAGCTGTAGTCGGAGTGGAAATTAACTTTGCGATTGTCAAAGCTCAGTAAAGTTGCTGTTGATCGGCTGCTGGTATCCCAAACCCAGTCAAAATCTGAGACATCAAAGAATGTCATGACAATGATTTTATGACACAATTGCTTACCCTTTCAGTGATCCTTAGAATTTAGGCATTTTCCTTTTACCTTGATCATCCTCTCCACAGTGACAGTCTTTAACTTGGTGAAATCCCCGAAGACGGAGATTGTAACTGGTCTCTGCCTGGGAATCACAGCCACAGTAGGACTCTCCAATAACAGGAATTGCACTGGGAACCTTGGGAATCATCACTGCTGAGCAGTCTGCCTCCGAGTCTGAATCACTGTACTGAGAACAACAGCTAGATGTTAACCAGCAGCAGGGACAAACCGTGACAAGTGTCTCGTTCAGACTGGATTAACTTGTTGTGTCATACCTCTAGGCGGTCGTAGTTCCATTCTTCGGCTTCAGAGGCCAACACAAGGGCTCGTGCATCTGCATCCCGCCGTATCCCATCCCAAACATATCGCCATGCACGACTGTTCCTGCTTCGTCTGGACATGGCAGTAAGTTGAGGAGGTTGTCAGTTAGTGGCAGTTCAGTCCAGATGTTTGAAGCACAGCATTAGTCCAGCTGCTGAAAACCAACAACACAACATGACCGTTCTGAGAAGTATCCATGAAGATTTGACTTGTATTCTTATTAATAACTGCTTTGCTCTTTCCCACACTAAACAGGCTCTGATTTAATAAACATGACTGAGTTTTACACACATTTGCTGCTTACGGCAAATCTGTTTTTCCCCAGCAGGATAATCTGGTTTTATGGTTTGTTTCTACGAAAATTTGCTTATCATCAGATCTTCCATCAGAAAATCAAACAGCAAAGGCAGTGAAACACAGCAGCAAAAACATATATGACATAACGTTTTAAAGATAATCACATTAAAATGAACAACATCAACAACAGTATTTAAGAAGACGCACTGCTTTTTTTCCAAGTATGCATCTATTTTCTATCTTACGATAAATCAGGATATTTTCCtgtgtaatttaaggctaaatcTGAACCAGCGAACATCAAAACATAAATAAAGTCTGTCCCTTTGTAACTATAGTAAACACACCCCAGCAGGACAAAATAACGCTATAATGATACCTGTAATCTGATCAAATCTCTGACATTAGCAGCAAACACTAGATGTTTACGTTTGTAGCTCGATTAGCCACTTTAGCATGCTAACACTCGCAGCTAGCTCCTCAGATTAGTTTGGGCATTATCACGCAAAACACAAATATTAGTCTGGAACAAAACAGTAACATGACAATTGTTACTTCGTTAATTACATCTAAAAACTAACAGCTGCGTAGTTTGCTATTTACTAAACATTTGGCGTAGCGTAGCATACCTGAAGATGCACAAAAAGACCTAGCGTCGGTAGCTAGCTGCCGCTGGCTGCTATAAACCGTGGATGAAAAACAAACACCGATTTACGTTATTTGTGTTTTATCGGCCACGAGCGATACAAAACTACGGTAAATGTTTAGTCTAAAAACAGAAAGCGTTTCCTGATTCTTCGAACTATAATGTCGTTTAACACACGACTAGTGAAGAGGCTGCACAGCTCGTTTCGTTTTCCATGACCTACTTTCAGTGAATGTGACTGTCGTAAACAAAAACACCACCAGTTCTTTACAGTAGGTTTTCAGCTGCATCAAACTGCTATAACTACCACGATGCGGTCATTTTAGCCACAAGTCTGTCATAGTAGAAAACTTAAATTCAAAGTAAACCGAAATATCTCCAGCATCAATTGCACAAGTCATGTCCATTCttataaaatataaatgaaactgGTAAAGCACGTTAAATTGCACGAGAAGACATTATTTTCAGACATCACAAATATAcaagtgtatttgtgtgtgtgtgtgtgtgtgtgtgtgtgtgtgtgtgtgtgcgcgcgcgcgcgtgcgtataGTTATCTAAAAGTGTAGCATTTACCGTAAAACTTTTGcttaaaataaagaaatcagcctaAATTTCCTATTTTTGTATTTAACTTTTTGAAGCCAAATTGATCACATTTCTCCACGTTCCTTCTTTTCAAGTCTTGTACGTCTTTGTGGCAAATCCAAAAACTGCAGGAGAGAAATgccattttgttttcactgttgtgttatgttgtaaaataaaataaaatgactcCATAGTTCTATTTTTATCGACATTAGATATTATTAGACATTTAGTGTGTAAATCATAAATGGATGCTTGTTTGTTTGAGGACCctcctttgaaatggttcctcaGGGATCTGTGCCTCTGTTTACCTGCTTCCACGTCAGACTTCACCTGTATGCAGATGGCTGCCAGATTTATCTGTCGGTCAAATCGGGGGTTAATAGGTTTAATTCAACCTTTAGTGGACTGCATACAAGAGGTGCGCTCGTGGTTGGCCTTGAATTTTTGGGGTTTTCAAATTCAAtgtcatagttttttttttaaccaacaatGAGCACCAGCAGCAAACCATGGATCACTTGTCCCATATGAGAAAAATGCTATTTCAAATTTAGGTGGGGAGTTAGATTGTGCACTGATATCTTACTCCCAAATTAATGCAATGGTCGGTTCTTGCTTCTTTCAGCTTAGGCAGTTGTCTAGGATTAGGTCAGTGTTCTCATAAAAGAATTAGAACGTAGCACGTGCTTTTGTATTATCAAGGCTAGATTACTGCCATTCACTTTATGCTGGACTGAGTCACTCTGCACTTTCACGACTGCAGATTGTCCTAAACACAGCAGCAAGGTTTATCTTTGGATATATCTCCAATACTTAACACGTTACATTCTGTGAAAAACAACATTGAATTCAAAATTCTAGTCTTTGTCTTCCAACCATTTGCTATAGCTCATCTCAATGTATCAGCAATCATAGAAAGATACGTACTCACAAGATCAATTTGTTGGTTAGATCTATCTTCTTTACTTagtgagtttattttttaaatttattatgGCATTTGTGGCTTTTATAATTTCATCATTCTACTGTTTTGAAGGTTGCATGGCATTCATcttttcatgctgctgtttctgtcATTCCTGCATTCTTCAGGCCCCGTGGTTAACTTTTAAAATTTTTACTCTCAGTTTGAACCCTAATTTTTCACCTTTTTTTACTGTTTTCATTATGACctctttttatttattgttatgtAAAATGTATTGCTATGTAAAAATCCttccttatttttcttcttcttcttcttcttgggacAGCAGACTATTTTTACCTATCTTTTATCTACCAATTATtgatttttattgtttgttttccaATGTTTCCTATTGTCTCATTTCTTTGCGTCATGTTCAGCACAGTGtgtggcagtagatacctaaattgttgctagCAAGCTGtacttttgtgttggagtaagaccttaccaacgggggCCCATTAGGGTCCAAAAGCAATGGGGAGTGCAAACGTCTGAAAATTTAACaagcatcagactccctttcatcgctggcaactagtttatgaatggtgaaagttttgtaatcgtttgttacaaaccagtaaatgtattttgcaagggctcccgtagaaggaaacatgacatctaGGGTTTGTCAATGTCAAgacacctggccttgcgaggtgatgtcttgtgaggctaggcgccttgcttacgaggacactgtccttccttggtcaaagaaaatggttaaatggaacagacttacatcacataacgtcacgtgacacgggagataacgttatattttatatgtataagtttcaatataaatatataatgagacttttactttttaaattgtggacatatttgttaaattaaatatctaAGCGAGTTTCTACCAGCTAGCcatcgaagctgcaactactaagcaactaaccaaccatagataacttcgtaAGATCtataaaaaaaatttttaaatcagttgacttacatttaaacttgaaatttgcccctgacatggctgccggcttctgatccaccatccttttgaaaatactgcagtgaattctgggaaatttttgaccaaggcaaggctacaagacaccttccgtgtatccttgctcagctagctaaacggctaacaaatggagaacacacgcctcggtagaacatgaacattggaacacgtcttggtggctcctgatgacgtatctcctaggcaaccagggcggaaCTAAGACATCAAGGCGAAGTTCCTTGGCACTGAAAAACACCCCTAATATGGTGTCATCCAGAGACTAAgagccactcccatgtattttagacctgatttttatggttacattttaagaagccgccaatatttttcaacaactgggcatcatttaattcattttcagcattttgatggatatttccagagattaatgttaaaaactacacattgtccctttaatactactactactactactactactactactactattactactactactactattactactactactaataataataactattattattgatttaatttaataatttaatttaattgtatttaatttaaatttattttattttatttttgtgtgttttgtgtttgtatgttaaaagtttattttattttagtacaTTTTTCTGCTTCGGAACCAAAGTAAACTATCAGTTCGTACGGAGCTATATTTGTTCGGACCATTATAACGGAAGTTGCGTGCTTTTTCTCGAGGTCAAGTACTCATCTGTCAGGTATTAAACTTTGATTTACTTTACCGTGAGGACTATACAATGTTTTCATTTCAAGTGTAATTTATCTGCATAttagtttaaaacatttaaagtatttatttattttacaaacaacgtATGTTTATTTGCTCCGTTACCTCAGGTGAAATATTGAAACCTGTTCTCGGAGTAAAAGCAGCAGCTTAGCGTGTGTTTCGAtaaaaggttttatagatttctgTATATCTGTGTTTTTTTTAGTAAATTTCACTAACATGGCAAAAAAGAAGAGGCTGCGTCTTATAGCAGAAATGGCTCGGAAGGTCCGGGCGTACAGAGAGCTGAAGTCACGGCCGCGGGAGTCCCAGAAGTACGCCTTGGACTACGAGACGATGAAGCGGCCTCTCACCGGGAAGATGCTCCCCGTGCTGGCCTGGCAGGATGTCCGCAGGGAGAGTCGCCTTTTCTCTCTAATGGCTGGTATGAGGTTGTTCGGAGTGGGCCGAATGTTCACCCGCAAGTCCTGGCTGGAGGAGCACTCAGAGCCCAGCTACTGGCACATCACCAAGGCCAAAGTGGACTACACAGCAGAGGTGGGAGAAGGAGTCATGCAGGAGTTTTGTTAGCTAATCCCtatggaactcaaaagtattcaaaattcaataaataaataagaccttatgaaataaatatctacatgaagaaatattagacaatcatgtaatctgacaatgaaatgatgaaataacagaatgttatgtaaaatcAAACTCaatgaaatatttttcattcttcttttaaaatgtctttattaatatgttttattcaaaagtcattttttcataataatccaaattaatgttgttgttggcagcagtagctcaacaggttgagcgggttgtccagtaatcggaaggttgcaggttcgatcccggcagagaattctgctgttgtgtccttgggcaagatacttaacccaccttgcctgctggtggtggtcggagggaccggtggcgcctgtgctcggcaccctcgcctctgttagtgtgccctagggcagctgtggctacatcgtagttaatcaccatcagtgtgtgaatgtgtgtgtgaatggatgaatgatgcactgtagtgtaaagcgctttggagtccttactctgacaggcgctatacaagtgcgggtcatttatcgttttaatattgagccatttttatcgaattcattcagtttttattacataacgtctttttaacaaagacagcttttatttcataatagtgttttttcccatggctgatttatttcataatgacaCTCAGTCCGTCAGTCAAGACTAACGGGGTGGAGCCAGTGTGTCATTGGCTGCTAATTCAGTCAGACAAAAGCAATCACTCACAAAGTATGGACACGGTGCTCATGTGTCCGAATCCGTGggtaggatgcttatgagtacgggtcctcaccGGTCTAGCAAGACCGGGTCCTTGCtcgaccgctaagaccggaacccagcggctttgTGGTCCATAGGTCCCGTCACaggcgtggcggcagctacatgcAAAGGaagaatgctaaagctagcgaaaatggagcaggaatatttaaggagctacagcagcatcacgtccatcagcagcgtttgttcacaaacgttttcaggtaaagtcattttgtttattctagaagctttcaggacttacatgttaactttatatagtttcatgtatgttttaagctacagaatgaacttattaaacgtacacaacacatttctactgAGTATTATTAtgcaggtaattaatataaac
This window contains:
- the spsb3a gene encoding SPRY domain-containing SOCS box protein 3a → MSRRSRNSRAWRYVWDGIRRDADARALVLASEAEEWNYDRLEYSDSDSEADCSAVMIPKVPSAIPVIGESYCGCDSQAETSYNLRLRGFHQVKDCHCGEDDQDFDWVWDTSSRSTATLLSFDNRKVNFHSDYSCGTAAIRGLKELAEGQHFWEIKMTSPVYGTDMMVGIGTADVHLDKYRHTFCSLLGKDADSWGLSYTGLLHHKGKKMNFSSRFGQGSIIGVHLDTWHGTLTFFKNRKCIGVASTELHNKRFYPMACSTAAKSSMKIIRSCSAPTSLLYLCCARLRRLVPDCIDTLDVLPLPPGLRQVLHNKLGWVLSLNSGTVVGETSDRPGRSQRSPAAPLAGPSYFESDSEECTSDPEACQRKRCRWT